One Bacillus alveayuensis genomic window, CTCAACTTTCGCACACAGAAATATGAAGACAGTCCTTGATATAACGAGGTAAAGAAGTAATCCAATTGGACAGTTGACACTGAAAAATGTCCATACTCAAATAAACCTTAGCTTCAGCCAAAGTTTGGAAAAGAGAAATCAATTGTAGTAAAGCTGTTTTAAAGTCCATCTCCTTTACTTCGTCACATAGAAACAAGAATAAGTTGCCCATGGTCTTCGGATCCTCTTCTTTTCGAAGCTGCCAAGCAATCAAGATATACCGAGTGAAGACAATGGTAGTATGGCTAATCATCATGTCATAGGAACGACCTTGAAACTCTTTGGCTAAATGTAAAAACGATTTACTGAATTTAAAAAAGGTTTCGATGTCCCAACGCATCCCATAGATTCGAACGATTTCTTCATTAGACAGCGTGGTATCTGTACTCAAAATGGCCAGCCATTCACTTTGGTTGTTTCGATTCCGCACAAACACGATTTTCACTGGTAAACCCGTATGAAGGGTTGCGTGAATCGAGCCGAGTGTTTCTTTTTTGCCAATGTCTCGTTTCGCTTTTCGATACAGTTGTTCCAAGGTTAATCGTTCTCCGTTGAAGAGATACCGTTGTTTCAGCTGTTTGACCATGCCAATGACAAAAAGGCCTTTGGAGTGAATCTTCTCCACCAACGGGGCATGAGTAAACCATGTATCCATGAGCACATAATCAGCGAAAATCCCTTTATCCAATGCATGTTCTACTAATGTCAACACCATGTTTGGTTTTGCTTCCAATGCCTCGAGCCGTCGTTTGTAGCCTGTGGTTCGTTTATCAATAGACGAATGGATTTCGTTCAAGCGATTCTTTTGGTTCGCTGAACTCAAAAGAGCGAAATCGATAGGTACAAATGTAAAGCCATCGGACCATCCGAGCGTTAATAGTTGAAAACCATTGACAAACTGACGAGTGGAATGATCGAATACTTTAGCTAGAAGTTCAACCGATTTACTACGGTTACGAGAATAAATCGAATCGTCTACAATCAACACGGTAACACGGCGCTTCGAAATCGTTTGTTTCACACGACGAATCACTTCGGAGCTCAGAGACAGTAGAAAGGTTCTCCAGTTATACGTAGACGAGTTCAAAAAACGATAAATGGTATCTTTTCCTGGTAAATCGGCAGCCTTTTTGCTTTGTAAGGCGTGGTACCAGTTTCTGTATTGAAAAACAAGAAGAAATAATAGT contains:
- a CDS encoding hypothetical protein (product_source=Hypo-rule applied; pfam=PF13546; superfamily=53098; transmembrane_helix_parts=Inside_1_30,TMhelix_31_53,Outside_54_453) is translated as MITKKEYFAQLPKEIKDGFSELQIGKHLRKAGIIKACGYSCLSIFQLLFLLVFQYRNWYHALQSKKAADLPGKDTIYRFLNSSTYNWRTFLLSLSSEVIRRVKQTISKRRVTVLIVDDSIYSRNRSKSVELLAKVFDHSTRQFVNGFQLLTLGWSDGFTFVPIDFALLSSANQKNRLNEIHSSIDKRTTGYKRRLEALEAKPNMVLTLVEHALDKGIFADYVLMDTWFTHAPLVEKIHSKGLFVIGMVKQLKQRYLFNGERLTLEQLYRKAKRDIGKKETLGSIHATLHTGLPVKIVFVRNRNNQSEWLAILSTDTTLSNEEIVRIYGMRWDIETFFKFSKSFLHLAKEFQGRSYDMMISHTTIVFTRYILIAWQLRKEEDPKTMGNLFLFLCDEVKEMDFKTALLQLISLFQTLAEAKVYLSMDIFQCQLSNWITSLPRYIKDCLHISVCES